Proteins from a single region of Rhodospirillales bacterium:
- a CDS encoding Rrf2 family transcriptional regulator, with protein sequence MLSQKAKYALKALCQLSAHPEGQLMLVSEIAEREQAPRKFLELILLDLKRYGLVFSQRGKNGGYALAKPASEITVGEVIRALDGPLAPLPCASLSGYRRCQDCSDEDACPVRLVMRQVRDAMAAIVDNISIAEAAETARGGRQFEHVLAE encoded by the coding sequence ATGCTGTCGCAGAAGGCGAAATACGCGCTCAAGGCGTTGTGTCAGTTATCGGCGCATCCCGAGGGGCAGTTGATGTTGGTCTCCGAGATCGCCGAACGCGAGCAGGCACCGCGCAAGTTCTTGGAACTCATCCTGCTTGACCTCAAGCGATACGGATTGGTGTTCAGTCAGCGTGGCAAGAACGGTGGGTACGCCTTGGCGAAACCGGCGAGCGAGATCACCGTCGGCGAGGTCATTCGTGCGCTGGACGGACCGCTCGCACCGCTTCCCTGCGCCAGTTTGAGCGGCTATCGGCGTTGCCAGGATTGCAGTGATGAGGACGCATGCCCTGTTCGCCTCGTCATGCGACAGGTGCGGGACGCGATGGCGGCGATCGTCGACAATATCAGTATCGCCGAGGCCGCCGAGACGGCCCGCGGCGGGAGGCAATTCGAGCACGTGCTCGCCGAGTGA
- the purD gene encoding phosphoribosylamine--glycine ligase, producing the protein MKVLVIGSGGREHALCWALRASPLCQSLLCAPGNAGIAEIAQCLDVASDDVAGLVQLARDENVDFVVVGPEAPLVAGLVDQLEAEGILAFGPRAAAAAIEGSKGFMKDLCARLGVPTAAYERFDEPDQAKEYIHRAGVPLVVKADGLAAGKGVILCHNENEAFAAVDHLMTEAAFGSAGEQLVIEELLQGEEASFFALVHGEEAVPLASAQDHKAAFDGDLGPNTGGMGAYSPAPIITPAIAEEVMEGVIKPVIRGLVEEGRPYSGVLYAGLMFTSEGIKVLEFNARFGDPECQPLILRLKSDLLAALVACAEGRMTDVELDWYTDPALVVVMAANGYPGHYPRGSVIGGLDAAAGIPGITVFHAGTKREDGPAGGRLIADGGRVLGIAARAGSVAEAQALAYRAVDRIDWPGGFCRRDIGWRAVGRI; encoded by the coding sequence ATGAAGGTGCTCGTAATCGGCTCTGGTGGCCGTGAACACGCGTTGTGCTGGGCGCTCCGCGCATCGCCGCTGTGCCAGTCACTGCTGTGCGCCCCCGGCAACGCCGGGATTGCCGAGATTGCCCAGTGTCTCGACGTCGCGTCGGACGACGTCGCAGGCCTCGTCCAGCTGGCCCGCGACGAAAATGTCGACTTTGTCGTCGTCGGGCCGGAAGCGCCGCTCGTCGCCGGGCTTGTCGACCAGCTGGAAGCCGAAGGAATCCTTGCCTTTGGTCCTCGAGCCGCGGCGGCAGCGATCGAAGGCTCAAAGGGCTTTATGAAGGACTTATGCGCCCGTCTGGGCGTGCCAACGGCTGCCTATGAGCGCTTTGACGAGCCGGATCAGGCAAAGGAGTACATTCACCGTGCCGGTGTGCCGCTCGTTGTCAAGGCGGACGGGCTCGCCGCCGGCAAGGGTGTCATCCTCTGCCATAATGAAAATGAGGCATTCGCCGCGGTCGACCACCTTATGACCGAAGCTGCGTTCGGGTCCGCCGGCGAGCAGCTCGTTATTGAGGAACTGCTCCAAGGTGAGGAAGCAAGCTTTTTTGCCCTCGTTCACGGCGAGGAAGCCGTACCCCTCGCCTCGGCTCAGGACCACAAGGCGGCGTTCGATGGCGATCTAGGGCCGAACACCGGTGGCATGGGTGCCTATTCACCGGCACCGATCATCACGCCTGCGATCGCCGAAGAGGTGATGGAGGGGGTGATAAAGCCGGTGATACGGGGCCTCGTCGAGGAGGGTAGGCCTTACAGCGGCGTGCTCTACGCGGGCCTGATGTTTACCTCCGAAGGCATCAAAGTCCTCGAATTCAATGCCCGCTTCGGCGATCCGGAATGTCAGCCGCTGATCTTGCGATTGAAATCAGACCTTCTCGCCGCGCTCGTCGCCTGCGCCGAGGGCCGGATGACCGACGTCGAGCTCGACTGGTACACGGATCCGGCTCTTGTCGTCGTCATGGCAGCAAACGGCTATCCGGGCCACTATCCGCGCGGCTCGGTGATCGGCGGTCTCGACGCGGCGGCCGGAATTCCCGGGATCACCGTGTTTCATGCTGGTACCAAGCGCGAGGACGGCCCAGCCGGTGGCCGTTTGATCGCCGATGGCGGCCGTGTTCTCGGCATCGCCGCGCGCGCCGGCAGCGTTGCCGAGGCCCAGGCTCTCGCCTACCGAGCCGTTGATCGAATTGACTGGCCGGGCGGTTTCTGTCGTCGCGATATCGGTTGGCGCGCGGTCGGGCGAATCTAG
- a CDS encoding adenine phosphoribosyltransferase, with protein sequence MDIKNHIRNIADFPKPGILFYDISTLLAHSDAWAVAMGRLAKAVSRHAPDVLAGIESRGFLVAAPLALKLGLGFVMVRKRGKLPGKTARYEYALEYGHDVVEIQSDAVEPGQRVVVLDDLLATGGTMGAAIDLFRSVGAEVVGAACIIELTFLNGRKRLDVPFDALVAYDS encoded by the coding sequence ATGGACATCAAAAATCACATTCGCAACATTGCTGATTTTCCCAAGCCGGGAATCCTTTTCTATGACATCTCAACACTGCTCGCGCACTCGGACGCCTGGGCGGTCGCGATGGGCCGACTGGCCAAAGCGGTCAGCCGGCACGCGCCGGACGTTCTCGCCGGCATTGAATCCCGCGGATTTCTCGTCGCCGCGCCGTTGGCTTTAAAGCTTGGCCTTGGATTCGTCATGGTGCGCAAGCGCGGCAAGCTCCCCGGCAAGACGGCTCGTTACGAATACGCCCTTGAATACGGCCATGACGTGGTCGAGATCCAAAGCGACGCGGTCGAACCAGGTCAACGCGTGGTCGTGCTCGACGATCTGCTGGCGACGGGCGGTACGATGGGGGCTGCGATCGATCTGTTTCGTAGCGTCGGCGCCGAAGTGGTGGGTGCCGCATGCATCATCGAACTGACCTTCCTCAATGGCCGCAAGCGGCTTGACGTACCCTTCGACGCGCTCGTCGCTTACGATTCATAG
- a CDS encoding transposase has translation MKPLWRLLRAERLGSTKLFVDETITSVLDPGRGRTTTGYFWAIARDDRPWAGIDAPAVVFAYAPGRGNARAAALLEDFRGILQTDAYVAYNKSLNRAPATGRRPARC, from the coding sequence CTGAAGCCGCTGTGGCGGCTGCTACGAGCCGAACGGCTCGGCTCGACAAAACTATTCGTCGACGAGACGATCACATCGGTGCTCGATCCGGGGCGCGGCCGTACCACAACCGGCTACTTCTGGGCGATCGCGCGCGACGACCGGCCATGGGCCGGTATCGATGCGCCGGCGGTGGTCTTCGCCTACGCGCCCGGCCGCGGCAACGCGCGTGCGGCCGCCTTGCTCGAGGACTTCCGCGGCATCCTGCAGACCGACGCCTATGTCGCCTACAACAAATCGCTGAACCGCGCGCCGGCGACGGGGCGAAGGCCGGCGCGGTGCTGA
- a CDS encoding sulfate ABC transporter substrate-binding protein, whose protein sequence is MVRRPAIALLAGALALGFFAPPAHADRALLNASYDPTRELYQDFNKVFAEQWLAKTGEKVSIRMSHGGSGKQARTVIDGLPADVVTLALAYDIDEIAKKGQLVSKDWQSRLPTNSAPYTSTIIFLVRKGNPKDVHDWNDLVKPGVSVITPNPKTSGGARWNFLAAWGYALRTNGNDPVKASAFVASLFKNVPVLDTGARGSTTTFVQRKLGDVLITWENEAFLAQQEFAADDLTIVVPSTSILAEPPVALVDVNADRNGNRDLAEAYLQYLYSPDGQRIAAKHFYRPRHPEEAAAEDVARLSKLDLFTIDAMFGGWEKAQATFFSDGGVFDQIYAQAR, encoded by the coding sequence ATGGTTCGCAGACCCGCAATTGCCCTGCTGGCTGGCGCACTGGCGCTGGGATTCTTCGCGCCGCCGGCGCATGCCGACCGCGCCTTGTTGAACGCGTCTTACGATCCGACGCGTGAGCTCTATCAGGACTTCAACAAAGTCTTTGCCGAGCAGTGGCTCGCGAAGACCGGAGAAAAAGTGAGCATTCGCATGTCTCATGGCGGCTCTGGCAAACAGGCGCGCACGGTTATAGACGGTTTGCCGGCCGACGTCGTTACCCTGGCGCTCGCCTATGACATCGACGAAATCGCCAAGAAAGGCCAGCTTGTCTCCAAAGATTGGCAGTCACGACTGCCGACGAACAGCGCTCCCTATACGTCGACGATTATCTTCCTTGTCCGCAAGGGCAACCCGAAGGACGTTCACGACTGGAACGACTTGGTCAAGCCCGGTGTGTCGGTGATCACGCCGAACCCGAAGACCTCCGGTGGCGCCCGCTGGAACTTCCTCGCCGCCTGGGGATACGCCCTGCGCACCAACGGCAACGATCCCGTCAAGGCCAGCGCGTTTGTCGCCTCGCTGTTCAAGAATGTTCCGGTGCTCGATACCGGCGCGCGCGGCTCGACGACTACGTTCGTGCAGCGCAAGTTGGGCGATGTGCTGATCACCTGGGAGAACGAGGCGTTTCTCGCCCAGCAGGAATTCGCCGCAGATGACCTGACCATTGTGGTGCCGTCGACCAGCATCCTCGCCGAGCCACCCGTAGCGCTCGTCGACGTCAACGCCGATCGCAACGGCAACCGCGATCTTGCCGAAGCCTATCTGCAGTATCTCTACTCGCCAGACGGCCAGCGGATCGCCGCCAAACATTTCTACCGTCCTCGCCATCCCGAAGAAGCCGCCGCGGAAGACGTCGCACGCCTGTCGAAGCTAGATCTGTTCACCATCGACGCGATGTTTGGTGGCTGGGAAAAGGCGCAGGCGACCTTTTTTTCCGACGGCGGTGTGTTTGATCAGATCTACGCGCAGGCGAGATAG
- a CDS encoding DUF1244 domain-containing protein: protein MDDETRIALEAAAFRGLVEHLRKRSDVQNIDLMNLAGFCRNCLSKWYQAAAKAQGLTMTYDEAREIVYGMPFAEWKAKHQTEANDEQQRLFEETKPLHAVIAGH from the coding sequence ATGGACGACGAAACCCGCATTGCGCTCGAAGCCGCCGCGTTCCGCGGCCTTGTCGAGCACCTACGAAAGCGTAGCGATGTGCAGAACATCGATCTGATGAACCTTGCCGGCTTTTGCCGCAATTGCCTTTCCAAATGGTACCAGGCGGCCGCAAAGGCGCAGGGCCTGACAATGACCTACGATGAAGCCAGAGAAATCGTTTACGGCATGCCCTTCGCCGAATGGAAGGCAAAGCACCAGACCGAGGCAAACGACGAACAGCAACGTCTTTTCGAGGAGACGAAGCCGCTGCACGCGGTGATTGCTGGTCACTAA
- the cysT gene encoding sulfate ABC transporter permease subunit CysT has product MAAAASAQRSFTGSPRKETVVPGFGLTLGLTLLYLALIVLIPLAALILKSSSLGWQGFFDAAFTPRALAAYRLSFGTALIAAAINAVLGLIVAWVLVRYAFPGKRLIDAVVDLPFALPTAVAGIALAALYAENGWIGAPLATLGVKLAFTPAGIVVALLFEGLPFVVRTVEPVLQDLDPEIEEAAASLGAGRIQTFLRIILPAMMPAILTGFALAFARGLGEYGSVIFIAGNVPMVSEIAPLLVIIKLEQFDYAGATAIATVVLVAGFNTLFAINWLQRWTKRRSA; this is encoded by the coding sequence ATGGCCGCCGCAGCGAGCGCACAGCGGAGCTTCACCGGCTCACCGCGCAAGGAAACGGTGGTCCCCGGTTTCGGCCTGACGCTTGGTCTGACCTTGCTCTATCTTGCCCTAATCGTTCTGATCCCTCTGGCGGCCCTGATCCTCAAATCGTCGTCGCTCGGCTGGCAGGGTTTCTTCGATGCCGCGTTCACGCCGCGCGCCCTCGCCGCCTACCGGCTCAGCTTCGGAACGGCGCTGATCGCGGCCGCCATCAACGCTGTCCTCGGGCTGATCGTCGCCTGGGTGCTGGTGCGCTATGCCTTCCCGGGCAAGCGGCTCATCGACGCTGTCGTCGATCTGCCGTTCGCTCTGCCGACGGCCGTCGCCGGCATCGCCCTGGCGGCACTCTATGCCGAGAACGGATGGATCGGCGCGCCGCTGGCGACCCTCGGGGTGAAGCTCGCGTTCACCCCCGCCGGAATCGTTGTCGCCCTGCTGTTCGAAGGACTGCCGTTCGTCGTCCGAACCGTCGAGCCCGTGCTGCAGGACCTCGACCCTGAAATCGAGGAAGCTGCGGCGAGCCTCGGTGCTGGCCGGATCCAGACGTTTTTACGCATCATTCTGCCGGCAATGATGCCGGCGATCCTGACCGGCTTCGCCCTGGCGTTCGCTCGGGGACTCGGCGAGTACGGTTCGGTCATCTTCATCGCCGGCAATGTGCCGATGGTCTCCGAAATCGCGCCACTGCTCGTCATCATCAAGCTGGAGCAGTTCGATTATGCCGGTGCGACCGCCATTGCCACTGTCGTGCTCGTCGCCGGGTTTAACACGCTCTTCGCTATCAACTGGCTGCAACGCTGGACCAAGCGGCGCAGCGCCTGA
- a CDS encoding exodeoxyribonuclease VII large subunit translates to MNRSSVVDKHVDNLPVISVGELAYALKRHIEQGFETVRVQGEITGFKRAASGHLYFSLKDAEACLDSVCWRAVASRLSIAPADGIEIVATGRITTYPDRSKYQLVVEHIELAGEGALLKLLEERRRRLAEEGLFDAGRKRPIPLLPDVIGVVTSPSGAVIRDILHRLDDRFPRHVLLWPVLVQGTEAATQIAAAITGFNALPSGGSVPRPDLLIVARGGGSLEDLWAFNEEIVVRAAATSSIPLISAVGHETDWTLIDHAADLRAPTPTAAAEMAVPVRIELAARLLGFQTRLAGATSRSLDERRSRVLAAARGLPRPQNLLLTARQRLDDWGERLRQGLGIGVERRRRRLTHAEAGLQSPLPKIDHRRTQVAAERRALDGALRALLAARTNSLQRAGGLLASFSYEEVLRRGFALILDADGHVVSTIKSLRPDARFAIRLTDGDARVRVIDRSSDAVASRGEQTSGASEETKHGGRASGSLRAGKRKSGSEQGSLF, encoded by the coding sequence ATGAATCGCTCTTCCGTCGTTGACAAGCACGTCGACAACCTGCCGGTGATCAGTGTCGGCGAACTCGCATACGCGCTGAAACGCCATATCGAGCAAGGCTTCGAGACCGTGCGCGTGCAAGGAGAGATCACCGGCTTCAAGCGCGCCGCTTCGGGCCACCTTTATTTCTCTTTGAAGGATGCCGAGGCATGCCTCGACAGCGTCTGCTGGCGTGCGGTCGCCAGTCGCCTGAGCATTGCTCCGGCCGACGGGATCGAGATTGTCGCAACCGGCCGGATCACCACTTATCCCGACCGATCAAAATATCAGCTCGTCGTCGAGCACATTGAGCTCGCAGGCGAGGGGGCGCTGCTCAAACTGTTGGAGGAGCGACGACGTCGGCTTGCCGAAGAGGGGCTCTTCGATGCCGGCCGCAAGCGCCCGATCCCCCTGCTGCCGGATGTCATCGGGGTCGTCACCTCGCCGAGCGGCGCGGTTATCCGCGACATCTTGCATCGCCTCGATGACCGATTTCCGCGCCACGTGCTGCTTTGGCCGGTCCTTGTTCAGGGAACGGAAGCGGCCACGCAGATCGCTGCGGCGATCACCGGCTTCAATGCCTTGCCTTCAGGCGGTTCGGTGCCGCGGCCGGACCTGTTGATCGTTGCGCGAGGCGGTGGGAGTCTCGAAGACCTTTGGGCGTTTAACGAGGAAATCGTCGTCCGCGCCGCAGCCACCTCGTCCATCCCGTTGATCTCTGCCGTCGGCCACGAAACCGACTGGACCCTGATCGACCACGCCGCCGACCTCCGCGCGCCGACGCCCACCGCCGCCGCCGAGATGGCGGTGCCGGTTCGCATCGAGCTCGCCGCTCGCCTGCTGGGTTTCCAGACGCGCCTCGCAGGTGCAACGTCTCGTTCACTCGACGAGCGCCGATCCCGTGTGCTGGCGGCCGCCCGCGGCTTGCCGAGACCGCAAAATCTGTTGCTCACCGCGCGGCAGCGTCTCGACGATTGGGGTGAGCGGCTGCGGCAGGGTCTCGGTATCGGTGTTGAGCGCCGCCGCCGTCGCCTTACGCATGCCGAAGCGGGCCTTCAAAGCCCTCTGCCGAAGATCGATCATCGACGCACGCAAGTGGCCGCAGAGCGGCGGGCGCTGGATGGCGCTCTGCGCGCCCTGCTCGCCGCGAGGACGAATAGCCTGCAAAGAGCGGGTGGCCTTCTTGCGAGCTTCTCTTATGAAGAAGTGCTGCGGCGTGGCTTCGCGCTGATTCTCGACGCCGATGGACATGTTGTCTCGACGATCAAGAGTTTGCGGCCCGACGCCCGATTCGCAATACGCCTGACGGATGGCGATGCTAGGGTTCGCGTCATTGACCGCTCCAGCGATGCCGTGGCTTCGAGGGGGGAGCAGACCTCCGGAGCGAGCGAGGAGACCAAACATGGCGGACGCGCGTCCGGTAGCTTGCGCGCCGGCAAGCGCAAGTCGGGCTCCGAACAGGGTTCGCTCTTTTAA
- a CDS encoding sulfate ABC transporter ATP-binding protein yields the protein MDIEIKNISKCFGEFVALRDVSLTVHPGELVALLGPSGSGKTTLLRIIAGLERASSGTVLFGGEDALARSIRQRRVGFVFQHYALFRHMSVFENVAFGLRVKARDQRPREAEIRERVMRLLTLVQLDPFAGRYPSQLSGGQRQRVALARALAIEPAVLLLDEPFGALDAKVRKDLRRWLRGLHDEMQLTSLFVTHDQEEALELADRVVLMNNAVIEQVGSPEEIYDHPASSFAYEFLGHVNRFNCTIEDSKVEVCGGEIALPREPGNGNGSHDGSPALPDGKSAIAYVRPHDIEIFTCPVMVGAPAVVRYISAAGPVVKVELSTEEAARLVEAEIPRGHVHRLDLQIGQPVYIRARNARIFPGASL from the coding sequence ATGGATATCGAGATCAAGAACATTTCCAAGTGCTTCGGGGAATTCGTGGCCCTCAGGGACGTCAGCCTGACGGTGCATCCGGGCGAACTCGTGGCTCTGCTCGGCCCCTCCGGATCGGGTAAGACGACGCTGCTGCGTATCATCGCCGGACTCGAGCGGGCGAGCAGCGGCACGGTGCTGTTCGGCGGCGAGGACGCGCTTGCCCGCTCCATCCGCCAGCGGCGTGTCGGTTTTGTCTTTCAGCATTACGCGCTGTTCCGGCACATGAGCGTTTTCGAGAACGTCGCTTTTGGCCTGCGGGTCAAGGCGCGCGATCAGCGCCCGCGCGAGGCGGAGATTCGCGAGCGGGTCATGCGCCTGCTGACCCTGGTTCAGCTCGACCCGTTCGCCGGACGTTATCCATCGCAGCTTTCCGGTGGACAACGGCAGCGCGTGGCGCTCGCCCGGGCCCTGGCGATCGAACCGGCGGTCTTGCTGCTGGACGAGCCGTTCGGCGCGCTCGACGCCAAGGTGCGCAAGGACCTGCGACGCTGGTTGCGCGGCCTGCACGACGAAATGCAGCTCACCAGCCTGTTCGTCACCCACGACCAGGAGGAAGCGCTCGAGCTCGCCGACCGGGTGGTGCTGATGAACAATGCGGTGATCGAGCAGGTGGGATCGCCAGAGGAGATCTACGACCATCCGGCCTCGTCGTTCGCGTACGAGTTTCTCGGTCACGTCAACCGCTTCAATTGCACAATTGAAGACAGTAAGGTCGAAGTGTGCGGCGGCGAAATCGCCCTGCCGCGAGAACCGGGCAACGGCAACGGGTCCCATGATGGTTCGCCCGCGCTTCCGGACGGCAAGTCGGCGATCGCCTACGTTCGCCCGCATGACATCGAGATCTTTACCTGTCCGGTGATGGTCGGAGCCCCCGCTGTCGTGCGCTACATCTCGGCGGCGGGTCCAGTGGTTAAAGTCGAGCTGTCGACCGAGGAGGCGGCCCGCTTGGTCGAAGCGGAGATTCCACGCGGCCACGTGCACAGGCTTGACCTGCAGATCGGCCAGCCGGTGTACATCCGCGCGCGCAACGCCCGGATCTTCCCCGGCGCGAGCCTCTAA
- a CDS encoding peptidyl-prolyl cis-trans isomerase, protein MRDTLADGADPLLLGQVPTPYPRQSPDQIRDAYGADFLAKLQTLTAGDWAVIHVGDVWHVVGLTALTPEKQSDFAAFQDVIGDDWQREQQLRLAARMIRAMRANYEVRRGSSG, encoded by the coding sequence TTGCGCGATACCCTGGCCGACGGCGCCGACCCCCTTCTGCTCGGGCAAGTCCCCACGCCATATCCGCGGCAGAGCCCCGATCAGATCCGCGATGCCTATGGCGCGGATTTCCTGGCGAAACTGCAGACGCTTACCGCGGGAGACTGGGCGGTCATCCACGTCGGCGACGTCTGGCATGTGGTCGGGCTGACGGCGCTAACACCGGAAAAGCAGTCGGACTTCGCGGCCTTTCAAGACGTGATCGGGGACGACTGGCAGCGCGAGCAACAGTTGCGCTTGGCAGCCCGCATGATCCGCGCGATGCGCGCGAACTACGAGGTGCGCCGGGGGAGTAGCGGATGA
- a CDS encoding transposase translates to MIVTRRPKHDCRACGSAVVQAPISPRLIEGDLPAERMAAHALVTKYADHAPLYRQAQMLARQGIVIDLSTWRPRSLPRRPS, encoded by the coding sequence GTGATCGTCACCCGCCGACCGAAGCACGACTGCCGCGCCTGCGGGAGCGCGGTGGTGCAGGCACCGATATCTCCACGGCTGATCGAGGGCGACCTGCCCGCCGAGCGGATGGCGGCGCACGCGCTGGTGACGAAGTACGCGGACCATGCGCCGCTCTACCGGCAGGCGCAGATGCTGGCCCGTCAAGGCATCGTCATCGACCTCTCGACCTGGCGTCCTAGGTCGCTACCGCGGCGGCCGAGCTGA
- a CDS encoding HupE/UreJ family protein: protein MRSLLLALALVLDLGIVPVARADVIPIAVLSVREVDAGVFVVRWLRAPSVSQETEAYAAYDLRFPEQCVLQPPKLACGASGLNGTIRFAGLDYKKPGVVLRVSWLSGITEILTLTTANPSVTFSGSAGSGQSWLRVARTYIDVGIEHILVGVDHLLFVFGLIWIVRSPAMLVKTISAFAVAYSVTLSAATLGWVEVPEAPVNAAIALSIVFIGVEVIKVYRGEGGLTARYPWVVAFAFGLLHGLGFAQALTRLGLPPDRIPVALLCFNVGVEIGQLGFVTLVLALMWAHRRLSACPPRWSQQIPAYLIGLLATFWCIDRVAMFWTATRAGVRIRRSNAP, encoded by the coding sequence ATGCGCAGCCTGCTGCTTGCCCTCGCACTTGTGCTTGACCTCGGCATTGTGCCCGTCGCCCGCGCCGACGTCATTCCGATCGCCGTACTGTCGGTACGGGAAGTCGACGCGGGTGTATTCGTGGTCCGCTGGCTGCGCGCGCCTTCGGTTAGCCAGGAAACCGAGGCCTACGCGGCGTACGATCTGCGTTTCCCGGAGCAGTGCGTCCTCCAACCCCCGAAGCTCGCCTGTGGCGCGAGCGGTCTGAACGGCACCATCCGCTTCGCTGGCCTCGATTACAAGAAGCCGGGAGTGGTGCTGCGCGTTTCCTGGCTGAGCGGCATCACCGAGATCTTGACGTTGACGACCGCCAATCCGTCGGTGACGTTCTCCGGCTCGGCGGGCAGTGGCCAGAGCTGGCTGCGCGTCGCGCGGACGTACATCGACGTCGGCATCGAGCATATTCTGGTTGGCGTCGATCACCTGTTATTCGTCTTCGGGCTGATCTGGATCGTCCGCTCGCCCGCGATGCTGGTGAAGACAATCTCAGCGTTCGCCGTCGCTTACAGCGTTACCCTTTCGGCGGCGACACTCGGTTGGGTCGAGGTGCCGGAAGCGCCGGTGAACGCGGCAATCGCCCTTAGCATCGTCTTCATCGGTGTCGAAGTGATCAAGGTCTATCGTGGCGAAGGCGGTCTGACCGCCCGCTACCCATGGGTCGTGGCGTTCGCGTTCGGCCTGCTCCACGGCCTCGGGTTCGCCCAAGCACTGACCCGCCTGGGATTGCCACCCGATCGAATTCCCGTCGCGCTTTTATGCTTCAACGTTGGCGTGGAGATTGGACAACTCGGGTTCGTTACCCTCGTGCTCGCTCTGATGTGGGCCCACCGACGCCTGAGCGCCTGTCCGCCGCGCTGGAGCCAGCAGATTCCCGCCTACCTGATCGGCCTGCTGGCGACGTTTTGGTGCATCGATCGCGTCGCGATGTTCTGGACGGCCACCCGGGCAGGCGTCCGGATCCGACGCTCGAACGCACCTTAG
- the cysW gene encoding sulfate ABC transporter permease subunit CysW has protein sequence MVGTNDRKLRVSVAEPIWLRVLLIALAITILALIVILPLAAVFAEALRQGIGAYFASFDDPDVLAAIELTLLVAAIAVPLNTIFGIVASWAIAKFEFIGKSLLITLIDLPFSVSPVVAGLVYVLVFGIHGWFGSWFAANGVQVVFAVPGIVLATIFVTFPFVARELIPLMEEQGNEEEEAAISLGASGFKTFLRVTLPNMKWGLLYGVLLCNARAMGEFGAVSVVSGHIRGETNTMPLYVEILYNEYNFVAAFAVASLLAMLALVTLVLKKIIEWRFSGGASVVG, from the coding sequence ATGGTCGGCACCAACGACCGCAAGCTTCGCGTCAGTGTCGCCGAGCCGATTTGGCTGCGGGTCTTACTCATCGCTCTTGCGATCACCATCCTTGCGCTGATCGTCATCTTGCCGCTGGCGGCCGTCTTCGCCGAGGCTCTGCGTCAGGGGATCGGCGCCTATTTCGCATCGTTCGACGACCCCGACGTGCTCGCCGCCATCGAACTGACCCTCCTCGTCGCCGCGATCGCCGTGCCGCTGAACACGATCTTCGGCATCGTCGCGTCGTGGGCGATCGCCAAATTCGAGTTTATCGGCAAGAGCCTGCTGATCACGCTGATCGATTTGCCGTTCTCTGTCTCTCCGGTCGTCGCCGGCCTTGTCTATGTCCTTGTTTTCGGCATTCACGGCTGGTTCGGGTCGTGGTTCGCCGCCAATGGCGTGCAGGTCGTTTTCGCCGTTCCGGGAATCGTGCTGGCGACGATCTTCGTCACCTTTCCCTTCGTTGCCCGCGAACTCATTCCGTTGATGGAGGAACAGGGCAACGAGGAGGAGGAGGCGGCAATTTCCCTCGGGGCGAGCGGCTTCAAGACGTTCTTGCGGGTGACGCTTCCGAACATGAAATGGGGCCTGCTCTACGGCGTTCTGCTGTGCAACGCCCGGGCGATGGGTGAGTTCGGCGCCGTTTCCGTCGTCTCCGGCCACATCCGTGGTGAGACCAACACCATGCCTCTCTACGTAGAAATTCTTTACAACGAATACAACTTCGTTGCCGCCTTCGCCGTCGCCTCGCTTCTGGCGATGCTGGCGCTGGTCACCTTGGTCCTAAAGAAAATCATCGAATGGCGCTTCAGCGGCGGTGCGTCCGTCGTCGGTTGA
- a CDS encoding iron-sulfur cluster assembly accessory protein — protein MLELTENAAGAIKRAIERSQEDSSGLRVTLVDGGCAEMKFKLDLVREASAGDGVFNYDGFSIFIDPATGDLIKGTRVDYVENLDGGSFVFQNPQAESTCVCGKSFTPARDA, from the coding sequence ATGTTGGAACTAACTGAGAACGCCGCGGGCGCGATAAAGCGGGCGATCGAACGAAGCCAAGAGGATTCGTCTGGGTTGCGCGTAACGCTGGTGGACGGCGGTTGCGCTGAAATGAAATTCAAGCTCGATCTGGTAAGAGAGGCCAGCGCAGGTGATGGCGTCTTTAACTATGATGGGTTCTCGATTTTTATCGATCCCGCTACCGGTGACCTGATTAAGGGAACTCGCGTCGATTACGTTGAAAACCTTGATGGCGGGAGCTTTGTATTTCAAAATCCGCAAGCGGAATCGACCTGCGTCTGCGGTAAATCGTTCACGCCGGCACGCGATGCCTGA